The Ignavibacteriales bacterium genome has a window encoding:
- a CDS encoding T9SS type A sorting domain-containing protein — translation MKAFKNLFSVLMIAVLLFSGELFSQSFYTGGVGVTLNDYGRIRIFSDNLTTRQVDRSSILVGVSQSAVFDYTEDAENIAPPATVINPLFSDYEATVGIDNSYNGQFFPPQVEVDEHIYGWNSGAYLVGKLSVKNNETTPINAAIGLEIIPQVDGDYGFENVYYDAASQIVMMNKTGHVGYKIFSEDITSMHSFDWFDGYNNDADFYSWLTQNSFDPPLTAAVDGSVVVLGQTIVNINPGETYDFFFGVSLGNDDNEVISNMATAEDKYLNSILPVELTSFTASIENNFVNLNWTTTTELNNNIFEVERRIIDEKNNTDWVKIGYRIGYGTTSDQHEYFYSDNVSALTASKVQYRLKQIDFNGSFEYSNIVEVVLLPVDLKLSQNYPNPFNPSTTISFEIPSKDFVVLKVFNVNGEEISTLIKSELDGGRYNVDFNASNLPSGIYVYTLSTPQMHLSNKMTLLK, via the coding sequence ATGAAAGCTTTTAAAAATTTATTTTCAGTTTTGATGATCGCTGTTCTTTTGTTCTCCGGAGAATTGTTTTCTCAAAGTTTTTATACCGGCGGAGTCGGAGTTACGTTAAACGATTATGGTCGAATAAGAATATTCAGCGATAATTTAACAACACGGCAGGTTGATCGCTCATCAATTCTTGTTGGAGTAAGTCAATCAGCAGTTTTCGATTACACTGAAGACGCAGAAAATATTGCACCGCCCGCAACAGTTATCAATCCTTTGTTCAGTGATTATGAAGCAACCGTGGGAATTGATAATTCATATAACGGACAATTTTTTCCTCCGCAGGTTGAGGTTGACGAACATATTTACGGATGGAATTCCGGTGCTTATTTAGTGGGCAAACTGAGTGTAAAGAACAATGAAACCACTCCAATAAATGCTGCAATCGGTTTAGAAATTATTCCGCAGGTTGATGGTGATTACGGATTTGAAAATGTTTACTACGATGCTGCTTCACAAATTGTAATGATGAATAAGACCGGGCATGTAGGTTATAAAATATTCTCCGAAGATATTACTTCAATGCATTCATTCGATTGGTTTGATGGTTATAATAATGATGCGGATTTTTATTCATGGTTAACCCAGAATTCTTTTGACCCGCCCTTAACCGCTGCAGTTGATGGTTCAGTTGTGGTTCTTGGGCAGACCATTGTAAACATCAATCCGGGAGAAACGTACGACTTTTTTTTCGGAGTATCTCTTGGTAACGACGATAATGAAGTGATTAGTAATATGGCAACTGCTGAAGATAAATATCTAAACTCAATTCTGCCGGTTGAACTCACTTCCTTTACAGCTTCAATTGAAAATAATTTTGTCAATCTGAATTGGACAACTACTACAGAGTTGAACAATAATATTTTTGAAGTTGAAAGAAGAATAATTGATGAAAAGAATAATACCGATTGGGTAAAAATAGGCTACAGGATAGGCTATGGAACTACAAGTGATCAACATGAGTATTTTTACTCTGATAACGTAAGCGCTTTAACTGCTTCAAAAGTACAATACAGATTAAAGCAAATTGATTTTAACGGCTCGTTCGAATATTCAAATATTGTTGAAGTTGTGCTGCTTCCTGTTGATTTAAAATTATCGCAAAACTATCCTAATCCTTTCAATCCAAGTACAACAATTTCATTTGAAATTCCTTCAAAAGATTTTGTGGTTCTGAAAGTCTTTAATGTTAACGGTGAAGAAATAAGTACATTAATAAAATCAGAATTAGATGGCGGAAGATATAACGTGGATTTTAATGCGAGCAATTTACCAAGCGGAATTTATGTTTATACTCTTTCAACTCCACAAATGCATTTAAGTAATAAAATGACTTTACTAAAATAA